From Quercus lobata isolate SW786 chromosome 1, ValleyOak3.0 Primary Assembly, whole genome shotgun sequence, one genomic window encodes:
- the LOC115983094 gene encoding E3 ubiquitin-protein ligase WAV3 isoform X1 — MGSKWRKVKLALGMNTCLFVPQTLEDSSSSTARLSDSVSLSTGHGSNRRPTTPTPSSSGLRLSFTGSKSSSKKTCAICLATMKPGQGHAIFTAECSHSFHFHCITSNVKHGNQVCPICRAKWKEIPFQSPASDLSHGRSRINPVGWPQDDAWMTVLRRLPSPRLDASRQISSIFHAPEPVVFDDDEVLDHQPEIAEKTTSANEAFDKNSTGTIDIKTYTEVSAVPRSASHDNFNVLIQLKAPVTIERQDSNRNLTESPPVPQNSRAPVDLVTVLDVSGSMAGTKLALLKRAMGFVIENLGPSDRLSVIAFSSTARRLFPLRQMTDTGRQQALQAVNSLISNCGTNIAEGLKKGAKVLVDRKWKNPVCSIILLSDGQDTYTVGGPVGSHAQTRYQSLLPISTRRNNGEGLQIPVHAFGFGADHDAASMHSISEISGGTFSFIEAEGVIQDAFAQCIGGLLSVVVQELQVRVQCVHPNLELSSIKAGSYRTSTLSDRRIGFIDVGDMYAEEERNFLVTINIPVGCSNDDMTLLKFRCAYKDPVTKEMLTMEEDREVKIQRPEVTGELVVSMEVDRQRNRLHAAEAMAEARVSAERGDLVGAVSALESCHRVLSETPSARAGDRLCVALCAELKEMQERMANRQVYEASGRAYVLSGLSSHSWQRATARGDSTDSTSLVQAYQTPSMVDMVTRSQTMIFGNPAPQRTLRPAQSFPARSRPR, encoded by the exons ATGGGAAGCAAATGGAGGAAAGTGAAGCTAGCTCTTGGCATGAACACATGCCTCTTCGTTCCTCAAACTCTAGAGGATTCCTCCTCATCCACCGCTAGACTCTCCGACTCCGTTTCTCTCTCCACAGGCCATGGCTCCAACCGTCGTCCGACCACACCTACTCCTTCCTCTTCGGGGCTCCGCTTGTCTTTTACCGGATCCAAATCTTCTTCAAAG AAGACTTGTGCAATATGCCTGGCCACCATGAAACCAGGCCAGGGTCATGCCATATTCACTGCAGAATGCTCCCATTCTTTCCACTTTCACTGTATTACCTCGAATGTAAAACATGGGAACCAAGTTTGCCCAATTTGCCGAGCAAAATGGAAAGAAATTCCCTTTCAAAGCCCAGCATCTGATCTTTCCCACGGAAGGTCAAGAATCAACCCTGTAGGTTGGCCTCAAGATGATGCTTGGATGACTGTTCTACGACGTCTCCCTTCTCCTCGGTTAGATGCAAGTCGGCAGATTTCTTCAATATTTCATGCCCCTGAGCCAGTTGtctttgatgatgatgaagttttGGATCACCAACCTGAGATTGCTGAGAAAACCACATCTGCTAACGAAGCTTTTGATAAAAATTCTACTGGAACAATAGATATCAAAACATATACAGAAGTTTCTGCTGTTCCTAGGTCAGCCTCTCATGATAATTTCAACGTACTAATCCAGCTGAAGGCTCCGGTTACAATTGAAAGACAAGATAGCAACAGAAACCTGACTGAATCGCCACCAGTACCTCAAAATTCTCGTGCTCCAGTTGACCTTGTCACTGTGCTTGATGTCAGTGGCAGCATGGCAGGTACCAAGCTTGCTTTGCTGAAACGAGCCATGGGCTTTGTAATAGAGAACCTTGGCCCCTCTGACCGGCTGTCTGTAATTGCTTTCTCGTCTACAGCCCGCCGCCTCTTTCCGCTTCGTCAAATGACTGATACTGGACGGCAGCAGGCATTACAGGCTGTCAATTCTCTAATTTCAAACTGTGGGACAAACATTGCTGAAGGCCTAAAGAAAGGTGCAAAGGTGTTGGTAGACCGCAAGTGGAAGAACCCGGTTTGCAGTATTATACTTTTATCTGATGGGCAGGATACATATACTGTCGGTGGTCCTGTGGGGAGCCATGCTCAAACACGCTACCAATCACTTCTACCAATCTCAACCCGTCGTAATAATGGTGAAGGCTTGCAAATTCCAGTGCATGCATTTGGATTTGGTGCTGACCACGATGCTGCATCAATGCATTCAATCTCTGAGATTTCTGGGGGGACATTTTCTTTCATAGAAGCCGAGGGTGTAATTCAGGATGCATTTGCACAATGCATTGGGGGCCTCCTGAGTGTGGTAGTGCAAGAGCTACAAGTCAGAGTACAGTGTGTTCACCCAAATTTGGAACTCAGTTCAATAAAGGCAGGAAGTTACCGAACCAGCACACTGTCAGATAGAAGAATAGGCTTTATTGATGTTGGAGACATGTATGCTGAAGAGGAGAGGAACTTTTTGGTGACAATCAATATTCCAGTTGGTTGTTCCAATGATGATATGACACTTCTAAAATTTAGATGTGCTTATAAAGACCCAGTTACAAAAGAAATGTTGACTAtggaagaagacagggaagtaAAGATTCAGAGACCTGAAGTCACTGGAGAACTGGTTGTGTCCATGGAAGTGGACAGGCAGCGAAACAGGCTGCATGCTGCAGAGGCAATGGCTGAAGCTAGAGTTTCAGCTGAACGTGGTGATCTAGTTGGCGCAGTCTCCGCTCTGGAGAGCTGTCATAGGGTATTATCTGAGACTCCCTCCGCACGTGCTGGTGACCGGTTGTGTGTTGCACTTTGTGCTGAGTTGAAAGAGATGCAAGAAAGGATGGCAAACCGTCAGGTATATGAGGCATCTGGAAGGGCTTATGTTCTATCAGGATTGAGCTCGCACTCATGGCAGAGGGCAACTGCACGAGGTGATTCCACAGATAGTACAAGCCTTGTGCAAGCTTACCAAACCCCATCAATGGTAGACATGGTGACGCGGTCTCAGACCATGATATTTGGAAACCCAGCGCCTCAACGAACCCTCCGGCCTGCTCAGTCATTTCCTGCCCGATCACGGCCACGGTAA
- the LOC115983094 gene encoding E3 ubiquitin-protein ligase WAV3 isoform X2, whose protein sequence is MGSKWRKVKLALGMNTCLFVPQTLEDSSSSTARLSDSVSLSTGHGSNRRPTTPTPSSSGLRLSFTGSKSSSKTCAICLATMKPGQGHAIFTAECSHSFHFHCITSNVKHGNQVCPICRAKWKEIPFQSPASDLSHGRSRINPVGWPQDDAWMTVLRRLPSPRLDASRQISSIFHAPEPVVFDDDEVLDHQPEIAEKTTSANEAFDKNSTGTIDIKTYTEVSAVPRSASHDNFNVLIQLKAPVTIERQDSNRNLTESPPVPQNSRAPVDLVTVLDVSGSMAGTKLALLKRAMGFVIENLGPSDRLSVIAFSSTARRLFPLRQMTDTGRQQALQAVNSLISNCGTNIAEGLKKGAKVLVDRKWKNPVCSIILLSDGQDTYTVGGPVGSHAQTRYQSLLPISTRRNNGEGLQIPVHAFGFGADHDAASMHSISEISGGTFSFIEAEGVIQDAFAQCIGGLLSVVVQELQVRVQCVHPNLELSSIKAGSYRTSTLSDRRIGFIDVGDMYAEEERNFLVTINIPVGCSNDDMTLLKFRCAYKDPVTKEMLTMEEDREVKIQRPEVTGELVVSMEVDRQRNRLHAAEAMAEARVSAERGDLVGAVSALESCHRVLSETPSARAGDRLCVALCAELKEMQERMANRQVYEASGRAYVLSGLSSHSWQRATARGDSTDSTSLVQAYQTPSMVDMVTRSQTMIFGNPAPQRTLRPAQSFPARSRPR, encoded by the exons ATGGGAAGCAAATGGAGGAAAGTGAAGCTAGCTCTTGGCATGAACACATGCCTCTTCGTTCCTCAAACTCTAGAGGATTCCTCCTCATCCACCGCTAGACTCTCCGACTCCGTTTCTCTCTCCACAGGCCATGGCTCCAACCGTCGTCCGACCACACCTACTCCTTCCTCTTCGGGGCTCCGCTTGTCTTTTACCGGATCCAAATCTTCTTCAAAG ACTTGTGCAATATGCCTGGCCACCATGAAACCAGGCCAGGGTCATGCCATATTCACTGCAGAATGCTCCCATTCTTTCCACTTTCACTGTATTACCTCGAATGTAAAACATGGGAACCAAGTTTGCCCAATTTGCCGAGCAAAATGGAAAGAAATTCCCTTTCAAAGCCCAGCATCTGATCTTTCCCACGGAAGGTCAAGAATCAACCCTGTAGGTTGGCCTCAAGATGATGCTTGGATGACTGTTCTACGACGTCTCCCTTCTCCTCGGTTAGATGCAAGTCGGCAGATTTCTTCAATATTTCATGCCCCTGAGCCAGTTGtctttgatgatgatgaagttttGGATCACCAACCTGAGATTGCTGAGAAAACCACATCTGCTAACGAAGCTTTTGATAAAAATTCTACTGGAACAATAGATATCAAAACATATACAGAAGTTTCTGCTGTTCCTAGGTCAGCCTCTCATGATAATTTCAACGTACTAATCCAGCTGAAGGCTCCGGTTACAATTGAAAGACAAGATAGCAACAGAAACCTGACTGAATCGCCACCAGTACCTCAAAATTCTCGTGCTCCAGTTGACCTTGTCACTGTGCTTGATGTCAGTGGCAGCATGGCAGGTACCAAGCTTGCTTTGCTGAAACGAGCCATGGGCTTTGTAATAGAGAACCTTGGCCCCTCTGACCGGCTGTCTGTAATTGCTTTCTCGTCTACAGCCCGCCGCCTCTTTCCGCTTCGTCAAATGACTGATACTGGACGGCAGCAGGCATTACAGGCTGTCAATTCTCTAATTTCAAACTGTGGGACAAACATTGCTGAAGGCCTAAAGAAAGGTGCAAAGGTGTTGGTAGACCGCAAGTGGAAGAACCCGGTTTGCAGTATTATACTTTTATCTGATGGGCAGGATACATATACTGTCGGTGGTCCTGTGGGGAGCCATGCTCAAACACGCTACCAATCACTTCTACCAATCTCAACCCGTCGTAATAATGGTGAAGGCTTGCAAATTCCAGTGCATGCATTTGGATTTGGTGCTGACCACGATGCTGCATCAATGCATTCAATCTCTGAGATTTCTGGGGGGACATTTTCTTTCATAGAAGCCGAGGGTGTAATTCAGGATGCATTTGCACAATGCATTGGGGGCCTCCTGAGTGTGGTAGTGCAAGAGCTACAAGTCAGAGTACAGTGTGTTCACCCAAATTTGGAACTCAGTTCAATAAAGGCAGGAAGTTACCGAACCAGCACACTGTCAGATAGAAGAATAGGCTTTATTGATGTTGGAGACATGTATGCTGAAGAGGAGAGGAACTTTTTGGTGACAATCAATATTCCAGTTGGTTGTTCCAATGATGATATGACACTTCTAAAATTTAGATGTGCTTATAAAGACCCAGTTACAAAAGAAATGTTGACTAtggaagaagacagggaagtaAAGATTCAGAGACCTGAAGTCACTGGAGAACTGGTTGTGTCCATGGAAGTGGACAGGCAGCGAAACAGGCTGCATGCTGCAGAGGCAATGGCTGAAGCTAGAGTTTCAGCTGAACGTGGTGATCTAGTTGGCGCAGTCTCCGCTCTGGAGAGCTGTCATAGGGTATTATCTGAGACTCCCTCCGCACGTGCTGGTGACCGGTTGTGTGTTGCACTTTGTGCTGAGTTGAAAGAGATGCAAGAAAGGATGGCAAACCGTCAGGTATATGAGGCATCTGGAAGGGCTTATGTTCTATCAGGATTGAGCTCGCACTCATGGCAGAGGGCAACTGCACGAGGTGATTCCACAGATAGTACAAGCCTTGTGCAAGCTTACCAAACCCCATCAATGGTAGACATGGTGACGCGGTCTCAGACCATGATATTTGGAAACCCAGCGCCTCAACGAACCCTCCGGCCTGCTCAGTCATTTCCTGCCCGATCACGGCCACGGTAA